One genomic segment of Chitinibacter sp. FCG-7 includes these proteins:
- the cheD gene encoding chemoreceptor glutamine deamidase CheD, whose product MSDPVEEILAPTIYFDKNFAVEAAKILPGEYFVTGREMLLVTVLGSCVAACIRDSVSGIGGMNHFMLPDSQDDLATVNGLSTRYGTYAMEVLINQLLKQGANKKRLEAKVFGGGNVLRGFTVSNIGLKNADFVKSFLNFEQIPIVAEDLLDIFPRKVYFFPKTGRVLVKKLKSVHNNTIIEREKNYGSRLIQFGRGGEVELFE is encoded by the coding sequence ATGAGTGATCCTGTAGAGGAGATTCTGGCTCCTACGATCTATTTCGATAAAAATTTCGCAGTAGAAGCGGCAAAAATCTTGCCGGGAGAATATTTTGTAACAGGCAGAGAGATGCTTCTGGTGACTGTGCTGGGGTCATGCGTTGCGGCGTGTATTCGCGATTCGGTGAGTGGTATCGGCGGGATGAATCACTTTATGCTGCCTGATTCGCAAGATGATCTGGCCACTGTGAACGGACTTTCAACACGGTATGGTACTTATGCCATGGAAGTTCTGATTAACCAGTTACTCAAGCAAGGCGCTAACAAAAAAAGGCTGGAGGCCAAGGTTTTTGGTGGTGGAAATGTTTTGCGTGGATTTACTGTTTCGAATATTGGTTTGAAGAATGCTGATTTTGTTAAATCATTTCTGAATTTTGAGCAAATTCCAATTGTAGCCGAGGACCTGCTGGATATATTTCCACGGAAAGTCTATTTCTTTCCAAAAACCGGCAGGGTCTTGGTAAAAAAATTGAAATCGGTACATAACAATACGATTATTGAGCGGGAGAAAAATTATGGTTCCCGCCTTATCCAGTTTGGTCGTGGCGGTGAAGTCGAGTTATTTGAATAA
- the fliE gene encoding flagellar hook-basal body complex protein FliE codes for MSVQGIDQLLGELRSMSALASGQSVNQPNQAVDGPNFADVLKESIDQVNQVQQEAQTKQVAFQAGDPDANLQDVMVSLQKASLSFQTMVQVRNKLVTAYQEVMNMQV; via the coding sequence ATGAGCGTGCAAGGAATCGACCAGCTGCTCGGTGAATTAAGATCAATGTCCGCCTTGGCATCAGGCCAATCGGTCAATCAGCCCAATCAGGCAGTGGATGGGCCGAATTTTGCCGATGTGCTGAAAGAGTCCATTGATCAGGTAAACCAAGTGCAGCAAGAAGCTCAAACAAAACAGGTCGCTTTTCAAGCGGGTGACCCGGATGCTAATTTGCAGGATGTCATGGTGTCACTGCAAAAGGCCAGTTTGAGTTTTCAAACCATGGTTCAAGTTCGTAACAAGCTCGTTACAGCCTATCAGGAAGTCATGAATATGCAGGTTTAA
- the fliG gene encoding flagellar motor switch protein FliG, producing the protein MAANLNDDGVHKSALLLMSLGEDAAVEVFKFLGPKEVQKLGFEMANMNSVKREEMDAVLGDFIAATQNRANLGAADEYIRSVLTKALGTDKAANLLDRILQGNDNNGIESLKWMDSAAVAELIRNEHPQIIATILVHLEPDQSSEIMSNFPERVRNDVLLRIATLEGVQPAALKELNDVLTQLLSGSDKLKKSAIGGVQMAADILNFMGGVVEASAVANIREYDPELAQKIQDKMFTFDNVLDIDDRGIQLLMREVQSDSLIIALKGTSQALREKIFKNMSQRAAEMLREDLEAKGPVKLSEVEGEQKEILKIVRRLADEGQIVLGGSGGEGMIE; encoded by the coding sequence ATGGCTGCCAATTTGAATGATGATGGCGTACACAAAAGTGCGCTGCTGCTGATGTCTTTGGGTGAAGATGCTGCGGTTGAAGTATTCAAATTTTTGGGTCCCAAAGAGGTCCAAAAACTCGGCTTTGAAATGGCCAATATGAATTCGGTCAAGCGCGAAGAGATGGATGCTGTATTGGGCGATTTTATCGCCGCGACACAAAACCGTGCCAATCTGGGTGCCGCCGATGAATACATTCGCTCGGTTCTGACTAAAGCGCTAGGCACTGACAAAGCCGCCAATCTGCTCGATCGTATCTTGCAAGGCAATGATAATAACGGAATCGAATCCCTTAAATGGATGGATTCTGCCGCCGTAGCCGAGTTGATTCGCAACGAGCACCCGCAGATTATCGCAACGATTCTGGTTCATCTGGAGCCAGATCAGTCATCCGAAATCATGAGCAATTTCCCCGAGCGTGTACGTAATGACGTGCTGTTGCGGATTGCCACGCTCGAAGGCGTGCAGCCGGCTGCGTTGAAAGAGCTGAACGATGTTCTGACGCAATTGCTATCCGGTTCGGACAAACTCAAAAAAAGTGCTATTGGTGGCGTACAAATGGCCGCCGATATCCTCAATTTTATGGGCGGCGTGGTCGAAGCTTCAGCCGTCGCCAATATCCGCGAGTACGATCCCGAGCTGGCGCAAAAAATCCAGGACAAAATGTTCACCTTTGACAATGTTCTGGATATTGACGACCGCGGTATCCAGCTGCTGATGCGTGAGGTGCAGTCCGACTCGCTGATTATTGCGCTCAAAGGCACGAGCCAGGCTTTGCGAGAAAAAATCTTCAAAAATATGTCGCAGCGGGCCGCAGAAATGTTGCGTGAAGATCTGGAGGCCAAAGGCCCGGTTAAACTCTCCGAAGTGGAAGGCGAGCAAAAAGAAATTCTTAAAATCGTTCGTCGACTGGCTGATGAAGGGCAGATTGTCCTTGGTGGTAGCGGCGGCGAAGGCATGATCGAGTAA
- a CDS encoding CheR family methyltransferase has translation MQNEHEFAYTKADFSRVVNLIYQRAGIRLNDSKQQMVYSRLSRRLRALQLDTFAGYLNLLERDAESSEWQQFINALTTNLTSFFRESHHFDLLSQQMQSSQSHPFRIWCAASSTGEEPYSLAMTAIESYQSFVPPVQIIASDLDTQVLSTAAQGIYSAEILERLSIERRRNFFLKGKALNQSKVKVKRPLSDLIQFRQINLLAATWPLEGLFDAVFCRNVMIYFDQETQRKILQRIALLLKPDGLLYVGHSENLHYMADYYQSVGKTVYKMIDKNMQHKGKSR, from the coding sequence ATGCAAAATGAGCATGAGTTCGCTTATACCAAGGCCGATTTTTCCCGAGTGGTAAACCTGATTTACCAGCGTGCTGGTATTCGTCTCAATGATAGTAAGCAGCAAATGGTGTATAGCCGTCTATCCCGCAGGTTGCGTGCTTTGCAGCTCGATACCTTTGCGGGGTATTTGAATTTGCTGGAGCGTGATGCCGAGTCAAGCGAGTGGCAACAATTCATTAATGCCTTAACGACGAATTTAACCTCTTTCTTTCGCGAATCGCATCACTTTGATTTGCTCTCCCAGCAGATGCAGAGCAGCCAATCGCATCCCTTCCGGATCTGGTGTGCTGCCTCATCCACTGGAGAGGAGCCTTATTCCTTGGCCATGACGGCAATAGAAAGTTATCAGTCGTTTGTGCCGCCTGTACAAATTATTGCTTCCGATCTGGACACGCAGGTTTTGTCGACTGCTGCGCAAGGTATTTATTCAGCAGAGATTCTGGAGCGCCTTTCAATTGAACGTCGCCGCAATTTTTTTCTTAAAGGCAAAGCGCTCAATCAAAGCAAGGTAAAAGTGAAGCGACCATTAAGTGATTTGATTCAATTTCGTCAAATCAATTTGCTCGCGGCTACTTGGCCTTTGGAAGGGCTGTTTGACGCTGTTTTTTGCCGTAATGTAATGATTTATTTTGATCAGGAAACTCAGCGAAAGATATTGCAGAGGATCGCTCTTTTATTAAAGCCAGACGGTTTGCTATATGTTGGACATTCAGAAAATCTGCATTACATGGCGGACTACTATCAATCTGTTGGTAAAACTGTTTATAAAATGATAGATAAAAACATGCAACACAAAGGCAAATCACGATGA
- a CDS encoding sigma-54-dependent transcriptional regulator: MALPVLIVEDDDDLREALVDTLELDGYGVVVAEDGVSALAVLASQQVGLVISDVQMQPMDGETLLVEIKKRYPCLPVILMTAYGLIEQAVNALHAGASHYLPKPFEPAALLEQVQRYLLPDLGEDALVAESAVMQQLLDVARRAAQSDASIMLTGESGVGKEIMARFIHRHSARATKPFVAINCAAIPEQLLESTLFGHEKGAFTGAATHHIGKFEQAQGGTILLDEVTEMPLALQAKLLRVLQERELERVGGVKPIALDIRVLATSNRDLAKEVAAGTFREDLYYRLNVFPLQIPALRDRSADVLPLARNLLARYAAVQKKRSPVLSASAQQTLVAYHWPGNIRELDNVIQRALILSPSDEIAAEHLFLPAQAAKIAAAESAQEEIAVPSNIKGMEKNMIFEALKAAGGVRKIAAEKLGMSERTLRYKLAQYREEDGGLPI; this comes from the coding sequence ATGGCTTTACCAGTACTGATTGTTGAAGATGATGATGATTTGCGTGAAGCATTGGTAGATACCCTGGAGCTGGATGGCTACGGGGTGGTTGTCGCCGAGGATGGTGTATCTGCTCTGGCTGTTTTGGCAAGCCAGCAAGTTGGCCTAGTGATTTCTGACGTTCAAATGCAGCCCATGGACGGCGAAACCCTGCTAGTTGAAATCAAAAAACGCTATCCATGTTTGCCAGTTATTCTGATGACGGCTTATGGACTAATTGAACAGGCGGTCAATGCACTGCACGCAGGTGCTAGCCATTATTTACCCAAACCATTTGAGCCTGCCGCATTGCTTGAGCAGGTGCAACGCTATCTATTGCCTGATTTGGGTGAAGATGCCTTGGTGGCCGAATCGGCTGTGATGCAGCAATTACTTGATGTAGCGCGGCGCGCGGCACAATCGGATGCGTCGATTATGCTCACTGGTGAATCGGGTGTTGGCAAGGAGATCATGGCGCGCTTTATTCATCGCCATAGTGCACGGGCCACGAAACCGTTTGTAGCGATTAATTGCGCTGCGATTCCTGAGCAACTACTCGAATCAACCCTGTTTGGCCACGAAAAAGGCGCGTTTACAGGTGCAGCTACCCATCATATCGGCAAGTTTGAGCAGGCGCAGGGTGGTACGATTTTACTGGACGAAGTGACAGAGATGCCATTGGCTTTGCAGGCCAAGTTATTGCGGGTATTGCAGGAGCGTGAGCTGGAAAGAGTGGGGGGGGTGAAGCCGATTGCACTCGATATTCGGGTGTTGGCGACTTCCAACCGAGATCTGGCCAAAGAGGTTGCAGCAGGTACTTTTCGCGAAGATTTGTATTACCGTTTGAATGTGTTCCCGCTGCAGATTCCGGCTTTGCGTGATCGATCCGCCGATGTTTTGCCATTGGCACGTAATCTGCTTGCTAGATATGCAGCGGTGCAGAAAAAACGCTCACCCGTTCTGTCTGCATCAGCCCAACAAACGCTAGTTGCATATCATTGGCCCGGTAATATCCGTGAGTTGGACAACGTCATTCAGCGGGCTTTGATTTTGTCTCCAAGTGATGAAATTGCCGCGGAACATCTTTTCTTGCCTGCTCAGGCGGCAAAAATTGCCGCTGCTGAATCGGCGCAGGAAGAAATTGCCGTGCCAAGCAATATCAAAGGCATGGAAAAAAACATGATTTTTGAGGCGCTCAAGGCTGCAGGCGGCGTGCGAAAAATCGCAGCAGAAAAACTGGGAATGAGCGAAAGAACATTACGCTACAAGCTGGCACAGTACCGCGAAGAAGATGGTGGTTTGCCAATTTAA
- a CDS encoding FliH/SctL family protein, translating into MSGPQRRIIPSEELTEFQRWQFNSLLDKAVPEVQQEPEFIAADSAEDVLGLGQAETEAPIEAEIDLSAEPVSTQDIANAMPYPTAEEIEAIQQQAHEEGYQAGLAEGRVQSAAELQQLTALLAALTETMQQTETALADSVLELALLVAQQMIGDELRQHPKQLLAPIREALSAIPTPTSPAKLFLSPDDLQLLEQDLHYELAADIWKLLPDQQMSSGSCRIETPNTQLEFSLASRWKKITGVLGAKSVPDFPVGQYGGDVLPAEFAALTTLDIAASTSDAESIITPSARPDVDDANT; encoded by the coding sequence GTGTCAGGTCCACAACGTCGTATTATTCCCAGTGAAGAGCTGACCGAGTTTCAACGCTGGCAGTTCAATTCGCTGCTCGATAAAGCCGTGCCAGAAGTACAGCAAGAGCCAGAATTCATTGCTGCCGACTCCGCCGAGGATGTGCTTGGACTCGGGCAGGCCGAAACCGAAGCGCCGATCGAGGCGGAAATCGATCTGTCGGCTGAGCCAGTTTCGACGCAAGATATTGCTAACGCCATGCCGTACCCAACGGCTGAAGAAATTGAAGCGATTCAGCAGCAGGCTCATGAAGAAGGCTATCAGGCGGGTTTAGCAGAAGGGCGCGTGCAGTCTGCGGCCGAGTTGCAGCAACTGACGGCCTTGCTCGCTGCGCTGACAGAAACCATGCAACAGACAGAAACAGCGTTGGCTGACTCGGTGCTGGAGCTGGCGTTGCTGGTGGCTCAGCAAATGATTGGTGATGAGCTGCGCCAACATCCCAAGCAACTGCTGGCACCGATTCGTGAAGCGCTGTCGGCAATCCCTACCCCCACTAGCCCAGCCAAGCTGTTTCTGTCGCCTGATGATTTGCAGCTGCTGGAGCAAGATCTGCACTACGAGCTGGCGGCAGACATCTGGAAACTGCTCCCCGATCAGCAAATGTCGTCCGGCAGTTGCCGGATTGAAACGCCTAATACCCAGCTGGAATTTTCACTGGCTAGCCGCTGGAAAAAAATAACCGGGGTATTAGGCGCTAAGTCAGTCCCTGATTTTCCTGTAGGGCAATACGGGGGTGATGTATTGCCTGCCGAGTTTGCCGCTTTAACGACGCTGGACATCGCAGCCAGCACCTCTGACGCAGAGTCCATCATTACACCTTCTGCTCGTCCTGACGTCGATGACGCCAACACTTAA
- the fliI gene encoding flagellar protein export ATPase FliI: MTPTLNSIRSYLQDCASALSTVKPWLPRGRLTRVSGLVLEAVGLRLPIGASCDVMTPGGHPVEAVVVGFQEQRLFLMPIAEVYGIEPGASVMPREDIAAWKPQLGNPRPVQRRVEDHGRQVPVGWGLLGRILDGLGRPLDGKGPVNNEAYYPLFSRAYNPMDREPVRTVMDVGVRAINAMLTVGRGQRLGLFAGSGVGKSVLLGMMARYTAADVVVVGLIGERGREVKDFIENILGDEGRARSVVVAAPADTPPLLRLYGAAYATSIAEYFRDQGKNVLLIMDSLTRYAMAQREIALAVGEPPATKGYPASVFARLPQLVERAGNGREGGGSITAFYTVLSEGDDQQDPIADNARAILDGHFVLSRQLAESGHYPAIDIEASISRVMHDIISHQEFEMVRRFKFLYSRYQRSKDLISVGAYVPGSDPVLDEAIRRHPSFEAFLQQSINEQEGYDGARMKLAQLFA, from the coding sequence ATGACGCCAACACTTAATTCGATCCGCAGCTATCTGCAAGATTGCGCTTCGGCGCTGTCCACGGTAAAGCCTTGGCTGCCGCGTGGCCGCCTGACCCGGGTGTCCGGGCTGGTGCTCGAAGCTGTGGGGCTGCGTTTGCCAATTGGCGCTTCATGCGATGTGATGACGCCCGGTGGGCATCCGGTGGAAGCGGTGGTCGTCGGCTTTCAGGAGCAGCGCCTGTTCCTGATGCCGATTGCCGAAGTGTATGGTATCGAACCTGGTGCCAGCGTCATGCCACGCGAGGATATTGCCGCCTGGAAGCCGCAGTTGGGCAACCCAAGGCCCGTCCAGCGCCGGGTTGAAGATCACGGCCGCCAGGTGCCTGTCGGTTGGGGCTTGCTCGGGCGGATTCTGGATGGCTTGGGCCGTCCGTTGGATGGCAAGGGGCCGGTGAATAATGAAGCGTATTACCCGCTGTTTTCACGCGCGTATAACCCGATGGACAGAGAGCCGGTTCGCACTGTGATGGATGTCGGTGTGCGCGCTATCAACGCCATGCTCACGGTGGGGCGCGGCCAGCGTTTGGGCTTGTTTGCTGGTTCAGGGGTGGGCAAATCGGTGTTGCTGGGGATGATGGCGCGCTATACCGCCGCCGATGTGGTGGTGGTAGGCCTGATCGGCGAGCGTGGCCGCGAAGTGAAAGACTTTATCGAGAATATTCTGGGCGACGAAGGCCGCGCGCGCAGTGTTGTTGTTGCCGCGCCCGCCGATACGCCGCCGCTATTGCGTCTGTATGGTGCCGCCTACGCGACCAGTATTGCCGAATATTTTCGTGATCAGGGCAAGAATGTCCTGCTGATTATGGATTCGCTGACACGCTACGCCATGGCGCAGCGCGAAATTGCGCTGGCGGTGGGCGAGCCGCCCGCGACCAAAGGCTATCCCGCCTCGGTTTTTGCCCGCTTGCCGCAGCTCGTCGAGCGGGCCGGTAATGGCCGGGAAGGTGGTGGCTCGATCACCGCGTTTTATACCGTGCTCTCCGAAGGCGATGATCAGCAAGACCCGATTGCCGACAATGCCCGCGCCATTCTGGACGGCCACTTTGTTTTGAGTCGCCAGCTAGCAGAATCCGGGCATTATCCGGCAATCGACATTGAAGCCTCGATTTCGCGGGTGATGCACGACATTATCAGCCATCAGGAGTTTGAAATGGTGCGTCGTTTCAAATTCCTGTACTCGCGCTATCAGCGCAGCAAAGACCTGATCAGCGTTGGTGCCTATGTGCCCGGTTCCGACCCTGTGCTCGATGAAGCCATTCGTCGTCACCCCAGCTTTGAGGCGTTTCTGCAGCAATCGATCAATGAGCAGGAAGGTTACGACGGCGCTAGAATGAAGCTGGCTCAGCTCTTTGCTTAG
- the fliF gene encoding flagellar basal-body MS-ring/collar protein FliF, whose amino-acid sequence MAEAGVAADNTLVTASNIGGLRQRFDMLPPARKMMAMVMVAVIIAAIAGSLLWSREPAYRILFTNLPDKDGGAIVQSLEQMKIPYKLDAGMISVPAESIYDVRLKLAAQGLPKAGNVGFELLDNQKFGVSQFTEQVNYQRAVEGELTRSIESISAVDKARVHLATPKQTVFLRDQQKPSASIVLTLHPGRVLDGGQVAGIIHLVSSSIPGLPVANVTVVDQDGNLLSRSADLNSRGNLDQRQLQYVGQIERGFVERLETILAPIVGKENVRAEVTAQVDFAEIEQTSESFKPNSPPNAAAIRSQQTMDQSGRSAEDAAMGVPGALSNQPPGAAAAPITAPVAAPGEAGASAVTTGVAANSRKEATTNYEVDKTIQHVKQPVGIVKRLSAAVVLNYKAGKDKDGKVAYVPFTAAEMTQINNLVREAIGYNKDRGDSVNVVNAAFAESMPLEEKALPDKALNYIQSNAMDVLKMLVIAIASLYLLFFVIRPLMKDLTRSREEARTIELDLGEPGSGNMFAIEGGADDSPEEQNKMAAFADLLQQAKELAKNDPRMVATILREWMTPQDDKSNPNKIS is encoded by the coding sequence ATGGCAGAAGCGGGCGTCGCAGCAGATAACACCTTGGTGACAGCAAGTAATATCGGTGGGCTGAGGCAACGCTTCGATATGCTGCCGCCTGCGCGCAAAATGATGGCGATGGTTATGGTCGCGGTCATTATTGCTGCCATCGCCGGATCGTTGTTATGGTCGCGTGAACCCGCTTATCGCATCCTATTTACCAATCTGCCAGACAAAGACGGCGGCGCGATTGTCCAGTCGCTTGAGCAGATGAAAATCCCCTACAAACTCGATGCCGGCATGATTTCTGTGCCTGCCGAGAGTATCTACGACGTGCGTCTTAAACTGGCCGCTCAAGGCCTACCCAAAGCAGGAAATGTCGGCTTTGAATTGCTCGATAATCAAAAATTTGGCGTTTCGCAATTTACCGAGCAAGTCAATTATCAACGAGCAGTTGAAGGTGAATTGACCCGTTCGATCGAATCAATTTCCGCTGTCGATAAAGCTCGCGTCCATCTGGCCACGCCTAAACAAACGGTTTTTTTGCGTGATCAGCAAAAGCCCTCGGCATCGATAGTGCTGACTTTACATCCAGGCCGTGTACTGGATGGTGGGCAGGTAGCCGGGATTATTCATCTGGTGTCTTCCAGCATTCCGGGTCTGCCAGTAGCGAATGTGACCGTGGTGGATCAGGATGGTAATCTGTTATCAAGATCAGCCGATCTGAATTCACGCGGTAATCTGGATCAACGCCAATTGCAGTATGTCGGGCAGATTGAACGTGGTTTTGTTGAGCGGCTGGAGACGATTCTGGCACCGATTGTCGGCAAAGAAAATGTGCGGGCCGAAGTTACTGCGCAAGTTGACTTTGCTGAAATAGAGCAAACTTCAGAGAGTTTCAAGCCCAATTCGCCGCCCAATGCAGCCGCCATCCGCAGTCAGCAAACCATGGACCAGAGTGGTCGTTCGGCAGAAGATGCGGCAATGGGGGTGCCCGGCGCTTTATCCAATCAGCCACCAGGTGCTGCTGCAGCACCGATTACTGCGCCTGTGGCTGCGCCGGGTGAAGCCGGTGCATCGGCAGTGACTACGGGTGTTGCCGCCAACAGCAGAAAAGAAGCAACCACCAATTACGAAGTCGATAAAACGATTCAGCATGTCAAGCAGCCTGTGGGTATCGTCAAGCGTCTTTCCGCTGCGGTTGTGCTCAATTACAAGGCGGGCAAAGACAAGGATGGCAAAGTGGCCTATGTGCCATTTACTGCGGCAGAAATGACCCAGATTAATAATCTGGTTCGCGAAGCAATCGGTTACAACAAGGACAGGGGCGACTCGGTCAATGTGGTCAATGCTGCCTTTGCCGAGTCCATGCCTTTGGAAGAAAAAGCGCTCCCCGATAAGGCACTGAACTACATCCAAAGCAATGCCATGGATGTGCTAAAGATGTTGGTCATTGCGATTGCATCGCTTTATTTATTGTTCTTTGTCATACGGCCGTTGATGAAAGACCTCACGCGTTCGCGTGAAGAAGCGCGTACGATTGAGCTTGACTTGGGCGAGCCGGGCTCAGGCAATATGTTCGCCATTGAAGGCGGGGCCGATGATAGCCCTGAAGAGCAAAATAAAATGGCGGCCTTTGCCGATTTGCTGCAGCAGGCCAAAGAGTTGGCTAAAAATGATCCGCGCATGGTTGCCACCATCTTACGTGAATGGATGACGCCGCAAGACGATAAATCCAACCCCAATAAAATATCCTAA
- a CDS encoding protein-glutamate methylesterase/protein-glutamine glutaminase: protein MGKLKVVVVDDSALIRSLLKEIINQSADMICVATAPDPLVAREVIRELNPDVITLDVEMPKMDGLDFLARLMRLKPTPVLMISSLTEQGSEVALRALELGAVDFIAKPKMNIAGKINEYSDEIRDKIRMAAKAKVKCLMREPIPPSHTADAVLPKTSRPLLKSEKLIIVGASTGGTEALKDFLMPIPPDAPAILITQHMPESFTNSFAKRLDSLCRISVKEAEHGERILPGHAYIAPGHSHLLLGVSGANYICELSDGAPVNRHRPSVDVLFRSAANVAGRNAVGVILTGMGKDGAVGMLEMHQAGAHNFAQDEASCVVFGMPKEAIAAGGVDEIVPLKDMTQRVLSWISANSSRALRI, encoded by the coding sequence ATGGGCAAGTTGAAGGTGGTAGTGGTTGATGATTCGGCCTTGATCCGGAGTTTGTTGAAAGAGATCATCAACCAGAGTGCAGACATGATTTGTGTTGCTACGGCACCTGACCCGCTGGTGGCACGTGAAGTTATTCGCGAACTCAACCCGGATGTAATTACACTGGACGTTGAAATGCCAAAAATGGATGGGCTGGACTTTTTGGCGCGTCTGATGAGGCTTAAACCAACGCCGGTATTGATGATTTCATCGTTGACCGAGCAAGGCTCCGAAGTGGCTCTGCGTGCGCTGGAGCTGGGCGCTGTTGATTTTATCGCTAAGCCGAAAATGAATATTGCAGGTAAAATCAATGAGTATTCCGATGAAATTCGGGACAAAATCCGGATGGCAGCCAAAGCAAAGGTGAAATGTTTAATGCGGGAACCAATCCCTCCCAGCCATACTGCAGATGCAGTCTTGCCCAAAACCTCACGACCCCTGTTGAAGTCGGAGAAGCTGATTATTGTGGGTGCTTCTACTGGCGGAACAGAGGCACTCAAAGATTTTTTGATGCCGATTCCGCCTGATGCGCCAGCAATTTTGATTACGCAGCACATGCCCGAATCATTTACCAATTCATTTGCCAAACGACTTGATTCATTGTGCCGGATTTCGGTTAAAGAAGCAGAGCACGGGGAGCGGATCTTGCCCGGTCATGCGTATATTGCGCCTGGACACTCCCATTTGCTGCTCGGGGTGTCTGGCGCCAACTATATTTGTGAGTTGTCCGATGGCGCTCCGGTTAATCGGCATCGCCCATCAGTCGACGTGCTGTTTCGCTCTGCCGCCAATGTTGCCGGGCGAAATGCGGTGGGTGTCATTTTAACGGGTATGGGCAAGGACGGTGCGGTGGGTATGCTGGAAATGCACCAGGCTGGCGCGCATAATTTTGCCCAGGACGAGGCCAGTTGTGTGGTATTTGGCATGCCCAAAGAGGCGATTGCAGCGGGTGGTGTTGATGAAATTGTGCCGCTTAAAGATATGACACAAAGGGTCTTGTCCTGGATTTCAGCCAACAGTAGTCGAGCATTGAGAATTTAA